A part of Arachis hypogaea cultivar Tifrunner chromosome 12, arahy.Tifrunner.gnm2.J5K5, whole genome shotgun sequence genomic DNA contains:
- the LOC140176774 gene encoding uncharacterized protein: MINGGFTGWGISKSSCKRHLKEVYLVGENDQPPDLPTISFTREDAQGLAPGHDDPGVVTIILESANLHWTLVDQGSSADILFKTAFDKLGLEEKELKAYPNSLFELGNTPFQPLGYISLHTTFGKGTRSRTLSIGYIVVDISSAYNALIECATMNRLTAVVSTLHLCMKFSTSEGIATVKGDQRLARRCYN, from the coding sequence atgataaatggagggttCACAGGATGGGGAATCTCAAAATCATCCTGCAAGAGACACCTCAAGGAGGTATACCTTGTCGGAGAAAATGATCAGCCCCCCGACTTACCCACAATCTCCTTCACCAGGGAAGATGCCCAGGGGTTAGCCCCAGGGCATGACGATCCGGGGGTAGTCACCATCATTCTAGAAAGTGCAAACCTACACTGGACCTTGGTCGACCAGGGGAGCTCAGCCGACATCCTATTCAAGACTGCATTCGACAAACTCGGGCTCGAAGAAAaggaacttaaagcatatccgaacagcctgttcgaaTTAGGTAACACCCCATTCCAACCGttgggatacatctcgctacacaccaCCTTTGGGAAAGGCACCCGGTCAAGGACACTAAGCATCGGCTACATCGTAGTTGACATAAGCTCAGCATATAACGCTCTTATAGAGTGTGCAACTATGAACCGACTTACCGCGGTTGTCTCTACTTTACACCTCTGCATGAAGTTCTCCACTTCCGAAGGAATAGCTACCGTGAAGGGGGATCAGAGGCTTGCAAGGAGATGTTACAATTAA